Part of the Salvia splendens isolate huo1 unplaced genomic scaffold, SspV2 ctg338, whole genome shotgun sequence genome, cccactactcgtggccgaatttcgctaaaatgtgtttgattaggtcttcttgtagctcaatgtgggttctggtatcgcgcattgtgtgtcttgtttcgattctctcgcccaccgtcgtatgcacacctcggcgtgggggagacctcgcggttgagcttccggcttcatcctcgtcgtaaaagttagccgccctcggtccttcgtcagctataatcatgttgtgcaagataatacatgtgtacatgatgtcggcgatattcttaacgtaccacagccgagacgaagccttcacaatgttgaatcgggcttgaaggaccccaaaagctctttcgacgtctttccgagcagactcttgacgctgcgcaaaaagaacccatctcgggtcttgcggattgctcaacgtcttcacgaaagtcgatcaccttgggtagataccatcggcgagatagtaacccatgtggtatgcatttccgttgacgttgaagtcgatcgccggtgctacaccattcaaaacatcattgaagagtaatgaagaatagagcacgttcaagtcgttgttggatccggcaacaccgaaatatgcatgtcaaatccataggcggtagtcggcgaccgatTCAatgataagcgttgggccgccgcctttgtggccgcttaagtgttgccctctccaagcagtcgggcaattcttccacttccaatgcatgcagtcaatgctgccaagcataccgggaaaaacgtggactgtttcgtgaagatgaagcaaccgttgacaatcttcggtggtgggtgcccgaaggaattcctcaccgaaagcagaagGAACGCTGTTGTAAAACTTTTtgaggcataggattccagttgactcacccacatgcaaatactcgtcgaagaggtcagctgtttgcccagtagcaagttgccggatggcacaagtacacttctgcaatgccgagagactttgccgaccggttgcgtctctacgtgattgaaagtattcaacacgggcggacaatgtgttaaCAATACGCttaaacaaccgttttgacataCGAAAAtggcgccgaaagtaatcttctgGAAACCGCGGCtagtcggaaaaatagtcggcaacgagcctttcgttggctcccttcCGGTCACGAGGAATGTAGCGGCGAATtaatctagttggtcgaggaggagggtcGGGGGTAGTGGCGGTGACATAGGcagcacgatattgttcatagtattcttgttcttcgcgctccgcttccgcaatgatatCAATGAAAtccaattttgaatttttttagagagggtttgagtgagagaggaatatgtagatgagttgtatgaaaaatatgaatgagagataatttgatgtgaaaaatggatgatgaatgtgtgtatttatagatgattttggaatttaaaaaaattattaaaaaaatcaaaataatttaaaaaaacggtaataaaatatttttgggaatctaaatttttttaagaaaatttggTAATATtttcgattaaaaaaaaagaaaatccaacggataatccgttggcgaatagaaacgtgccacgtcgcctgctcagcggcacggacgccgtgcCAGCCGCGGACAGCGCTTTGCCGCGCCAGcgggacggacggcgtccgtcccaGCGAGCACCGCTGCTGATGCTCTTACATGGAGCTGCCCTACCATGAAAATTCATGTGATTCTAATCCAGGTGATATATAATGTTTCCGAATCCTCCTCTTTCTTTGTtccctttattttattttttgggacTTCACTGCTTGAGCTATCTTCTAGAAGAAAAAACACTACTACTGTCTACTGTACTTGAGAGTAAGCGAGAGTACGTATTGAATTGACGGTGGCCTGAGTTTTTCATAACGACATAGTAGTAATTTTATTATAGTACgtgtttttaaataatatttacgTGTTCAATTAAAGGAAAGAGGCACAATTTAGGTACATATGTATAAAATATTGAACActtattttatgaaatataaatatatatatatagtgtctCCATGTTTGTTAAAAAACTTTCTTGAAATTGTTTGTAATTGGTAGCACAGTCTTCTATGGTCGAACATAAGATAGCTGTGGGCtctctttaatttttgttttctatttGCTGCAAAAGGTGAATGACATTAATTAttgtttgaaataattttatttgatgatTACTATCATTTACAACATAGTTTGGGAATTTGTATTTAGTAATGATGAATGTAAGGTAAAGTAAGTCCTGCATCTTactcctatttatttatttatttattttggcgCATCATAAAAAGGGGAAATTATGAGATGGACAAAATTTGGATAGTGGGATACAATTAATAATAGTGAAGAATATTTgtaaaagaaaagagagagaaaaagaaaacgtGAGGGGTAATAAAGAAAGGGTAAATTGCTTCAAAAGTCGTCAACTTTGCAAATAGTTTGGTATTTCCcgtaaactttaaaagttgcatgaaaagtcatgaactttactaGGTGTTGCAAATTTCCCGTACGACCCGACCCGGTATATTTTCGGCAAAAACTAATCCTACGTGGCTCGCCGGAGGCGTGACATGGAAAAATCTCCGGCAGAACAATAAAACGACATcgttttttagtttcaattaaattaaattgaagcATGAATTCGAAATCGATCTGTCTATTTGTTTGCAGATTTGTTTATTTGCTTATTCGAACTCGAATTGAGGCATAAAATAGATTGTTtgcaaattaaaaagaaaaaaagtcatTTAATGCATAGTCAGCATCCTAATCATCCGCCACTTCAGCATAAAAGTTACACGTCAGCACCCGGATGGCCGGAATACCTGACACGGGAAATCGGCACCCAaatgtaaagttcatgacttttcatgcaacttttaaagtttacgGGAAATACCAACTATTTGCAAAGTTGACGACTTTTGAAGCAATTTACCCATAAAGAAAAGGCTTCTTTTCGACAAATACTCATACTTTTCGAACTCTTTGTcgtatgtttttgttttttgaaaaataaaagagaacaaaaagaaaaaggaaagggcGGGGAATAAAGAAAAGTCTTCCTTTTGCCATCCAAAATCCCCCTActtttttatactccatccgtcctttaaaaatagaacACTTTGTaaacggcacgggttttaatgtagaattggtaaagtaagagagaagggaaaaataagagagaaggagaaaaaataagagagaagtagtgttagtggaatgtggggtccatattattagtagtgtttaattgtGTTAGGTAACACAAGTATATTTAATTAGGAACTAGGATCAATGACTATAAttaaattcaacaaattaacttcaaattttcatttttggaaatgGAAAATTGTATCCAGGGTTGGAAAAACTGCTTTAACGGTTGGGAAATTGCACTAATGGTTGGAAATTTGCATAAAGTAGTTTCTTATGGAAAATTGAAGATGgtttgaaattttcatttcattttggAAATTGTACGTAATTAAtagatttggatttaatgtttgaaatgagtatgagaAATTGTTCTTAAATTGTTTACACAAACCAAATCAATAAAGTACGAAATTGATTGCAGTAAGTCAATATGGAACATTGTTTATGCATTAATTGGTACGGAAAATTGTTTCTGTATTATTTATGGTGATTAATGCATCAAATAGTGCATTGAATTAATTTGTAAATCAATAATGATTATTGCATTAAATTGTAAGCCAATTCAACACATTTATTACCGCCtacaatgaaaagaaaagagggAAAATTTGAAATCAGCTAAATTTGACGGAGGGAAAATTTCCCTCCAGAATTAAAGTTTGTTGCATTAACTAGTCATTTAAATACATAAGGCCAGTCATTCATTAGCATTCATTACAGAGAACTGCCATTTCAAAACAAAAAACTACACATTCCATACTCCCAAGATGGTAAAACAGAAAGACACCCTTGATACCACCGTGGACCAAAAAAATTTAATCGCCCAGTTTCTTCTACAATGTACCATTGAGGGAAATCTTCCTTTTGGATCAAAGAAGAAGGCAGCAACAACATTGGAGTCAGCTACATGACAGTTCGTCGCATTTGGGCAGCAGCAATGGAGCAGGTTGCAAAAGGAGAGCCAATACAATTCAAGTCAAATAAGAAAGGCAAACAACATGCAGATTTACTATTGATTGATGAAGCTAAATTCAGGTCTCTGTCAGTGTTAGAAAGAACAACCATAAGAAAGATGGCTTCAAGCTTGAGGTCAGTAAATCACTTGTAGGTGTATGGATTAAACAGGGAAAACTAAGGCCACACACAAATGCAATTAAATCTCAACTTTCAGAAGCAAATAAGATTGCTAGGATGAAATGGAGTTTGAGTCAGCTGAGGTTAAACAATAATTTGGATAAGATGTTTTACAACAGCATGCAAAACGTAGTTCATATTGACGAGAAGTGGTTTTACATGACCAAAGCATCAGATAGATACTACCTTCTCCCCGATGAAATTGAGCCCTATAGGTCCATCCAATCAAAAAGgttcatcaataaagttatgttcATGTGTGCCGTAAGCAGGCCACACTTTGATAGTAATGGTGAATTGCTATTTGATGGGAAGTATGGAATTTTTCCATTTACTACTCAAGTGGCAGCACAACGAAACTCCAAGAATAGAGTTAGGGGTACATTAGAGACTAAGCCAATCAATTCAGTGAACAAAGAAATCATGAAAGACTGCATCATTAATCAGGTATGTATAGGAGTATAAGTTTATTCAATTTTTCAGTATtaatacatttatcatttatttatcAGATTGTTCCAGCCATAAAAGCAAAATGGCCAGCTAGCTCATGCAAGGATATTATCATCCAACAAGATAATGCGAAACCACATATAATGCCAAATGATCAAGAATTCAAGGAAGCAGCAAATACGGATGGTTTCAATATTAAGATAGTTTGTCAGCCACCTAACTCTCCAGACACAAATGTTAATGACTTAGGTTTCTTTAGGGCCATCCAGTCATTACAAGATGACAAATCAGCCAAGAATGTGGATGACCTTTTGAAGAATGTGGTGGCTTCATTTGATGAACTGTCACCACACACTCTTGATAGTGTCTTCCTCACCTTACAAAGTTGCTTGACAGAGATATTGAGAGTAAAAGGTGGGAATAACTACAAGATTCCACATATGAACAAGCAACGGTTGAGAAATCTAGGGCTTCTACCAATGTTTCTTGAAGTGGACAAGGATTTGATTCGGGACAGCTTGAACTACCTACTGCTGCCTGAAAATGATGCTGGTGCCGATATTGATCTGTCATTTCTGAATGACTATTTCCAGATATAGTTAGCATTAGAAGTGTAGGCTTTTTGTGCATTTTGGTAAGGTTGTCAAGTTAAAGTTTTTTGTACATTTTGGTAAGCATGTAATGTCTCAGCTTTTTGTACATGTTTGTCAACTAGTGTGATGCTTATTTGCAAGCCTCCAAACATATGGAATGAAATGTAATTCCACAGGGTGACTTCTAAATTAGACAACACAAGATATTCATACAGAATTGCATCATTGACATTCAAATTCAGATTCTGCCCCAACACAATGATCCAACAAATGCAAAACATTCATCCAACAAATGTAACACATTCATAGGACAGTCACATTCAGACGCAACACATTAAATACAACCAGCATTGCACACCAAGGACAATATATCGACAGATATAGCAAGATAGTCACCTGATTAGAGATCAAGTGTCAAAACTGCCGGACAAAATATCGCCAGAAGTTCGAGGAAAACTTTATCCGACTTAGGGCGCACTGTTCTCGGCCGAGAATCAAGGATTACAGTCTCGGATGTGGAGGATAATGTCTCAGATTCGTCAAACGACACCACCAACTCCGGCACCACCATGTCAGAGTCGTCAAGCAGATGACTCATCTCCGGCACCACCGCGTTCAATTCGTCGCACAGAAGGACCGTTTCCTGCACCACCGTTTCCAACTCGTCTCCGGCACCACCACCGTTTGGATCTGACTCGAAACGTTCACGAGCGTGACTAGGGTTTACAGCAGGTCTTCGAAACAAACTTCGATTACATTTCGATGGAATCGTTGCTGAGGGCTACGGCTGCGCTGCCGACTAGGGGGTGTATCCGGAACGACGGTTTCCATTTCGGACTCCATTGAGAAGATGGATCGAGCAGAAGAGGGAGGATGAGAGCGACGTGAAGGATGAAGATGTAGATGAAGACGAAGATGAAGATGTTTCAATCTCAATTTTAGATAGGGCACGATTAATTTAGGTTTAGGAATTGGGTGGGTTGGGGTAATTAATTAGTTGGGGTAATTAGTTTACGAGTCAGAAATTATGAGGCTAAATAGAAAATTAAGTTTTAATTCTAATGGCATAAGtggtaaataaaatgatgtgtggGGTTATAGTGTAGTtgaaaactttccatttttgattgtgttctaattttggtggacgtccaaaaaaggaaactgtgttctattttttgtggacggagggagtatttctttgtTGTATACTTTGTTTTATCACAAAAGCAGGATACTCTAATGTCACAATATCATCGGTTGTACATTAGTATCTAATTATATTTGTAGGTTGCGTTTGGAACacagaattggaattgaattggaattcaaattctacagattctaatttaattccaaattctatgtttggtaaaataaagtaattgaTATGGAATTGAATTTAAAGAATTTATGCATACatactatatacaaaatacactcaTACTCacattacacaaaatacatacactgcacacatttcacacacttcacgcactacacaaattacacacatttcacacacttcacacactacacaaattacacacatttcacacacttcacacactacatgcatttcacacacttcacacactccacacactacacacatttcacacacttcacgcactacacacactacacacatttcacacactacacacactacacacactacacgcattaCATGCACTGcacgcatttcacacactacacatattttcCACATAACACACATTTCTCACACTTCaacatttcacatatttcaaaCCTccaatttttggatttttttgtttttagatttttttcgATCCGAACGAACCGTatcgaaaaattaaaatttacaaaaagtacacacactgcacacaccatacacaaaatCACACAATTCACAttctacacaaaatacacacactgcacacaatatacacactacacacattgcatacactataaacaaaatacacatagttcACGCACTATACCAAAAAAATACTTAACACATTGCACACTCTACACACATGCTACgcataaaataaacatactacatgcactatacacaaagtatacatactacacacattacacacaacacacactacatacattttacacaaaatacacacattatatataaaataacacactatacacacactattcacaaactgaaatttcaaatttgggtTAGTTTTTTAGGTTTTTGGTTAGTTCAGTTTaaactttttgaaaattttaatttttcaagtTGGTTCTGTTCGGAtcggaaaaaaaaactaaaaataaaaaaatctaaaaatcgAATGCTTGaaatgcgtgtagtgtgtgaaatgtgtgtagtgtgtgtaatgcgtgaaatgtgaaatgtgtgtagtgtataaaatgtgtgtagcgtgtgaaatatgtaaaatgtgtgtagtgtgtgaaatatgtgaaatgtgtgtagtgtgtaaagtgtgtgtagtgtgtgaagtgtgtgttgtggATATATAGTGAATTATCTAATTTTATGACTATTTGGAAATTCaaattttctacttttaatatggaattcaaattgtggaattagaagttcaattccaaatccaaacaTTTTTGTGATGCCAAacattggatttggaattgaaggttccaatttcaatttcacaCCTCCAATTCCATTCTCCCAAACACACCCGTAAAGTAAGTGTCGATATATCCAGTTTTAATTGTCTTTGCATGATATTCGTTGATCACAAAATAGGGGGAAAAATTCAAATATGTGTTTCATAGAATAATTTCAGATAGTACGAATACGGAGTGGGTAAGTACTTATTGTAGGGAAGGTAAAATATGGGAATGGATCCCCTGCCAGGGGCCTGCTGTCTCTCACAGCCAATTgaacaaataaaatttaattaattttttaatattttattttattaataaaaaaattggttgTTAGAGACAGCAGAcccctgctgtggtgggagcacagcaggggatccattcCCGTAAAATATAGCAAATCATATTTTGTTTTCCACAACCTCCTACTCTAGATAATAGAGATCATATTAATCATAATGTTATTCACTAATCACACTCATCTTTTTATTTACGATTCCATTCCTTTTATGCGAATGAAATTCCTTGTTCAAGAAAATACTCCAAATTTCTACTCTAAGCCCCAACGGGCTTCTTCATGTGGAATTTGGGCTCCGCACAGTTTATGCAGCAGACATTCAAATCCATACACGTGCACGAGGATGTAATTACAACATTCCTATTAAAATTAACATCAAAACGATGTAACAATTGCGTCCCTAATAAATAGTTATAGTGAAATGTAGTATTGAATATACAAATTTTAGTTGTAAAATTGAACTCCACAATTAACCTACATTTGAGTTTATTGAAAAGATCAGGAAACTGGGATGCACAGCAAATTATGAGTCATCCATTCTTGGATTATTATTCATCtacaataaataaatgtatataGAGCATATTCTTTAGGATTCCCACGGATATACTTTCCCTACATTAAAACTACATCTCTAATCAGCTACAATCACATTTTTCGTTTCCAGGATCTCCTTGCACTATCCTAACAATATAGTTTCGAGATTAttagaaatgtttttagttaatatttattgattacacatgtaattattttttagttagGTGACATCAAATTTAAGATCGAGAGAAGAGGGCTGCTGCCACCCAACTCCATTTTTCATCTCTTTCTTTCACAAAAACCTCATGGAATCAAAGGTAAGTCACCATCTACTTTACTTCCCCTATCTTTTAACCAGAACAAATTGAACTGGTTTCTGTAGTGTAGGGAAATAATATTAAGATGCCATTTAATTACTTGTTGAATTATTCTGAGATGAATCTGCCGAGAAATGGAGTTCTTGATTTCGATTTAATTATATATCGCATTTACAAGGTTTATACGTAATGAGATTGTGATTAATCTATCATTTACTAGGCCATTGAGTTGCTTTGCTGAATAAGTGGCTTTATCTGGGTTTGTATTCCAGCTGTTGTACTTATTCGGTTTATTAAAGATTAGTTGAAATTTAATGGTACCAGTTTAATTCATTCATGGGGCCTTTACCTTTACCAGTGGAATTTTGATCACAATTGTTT contains:
- the LOC121789783 gene encoding uncharacterized protein LOC121789783, whose product is MTVRRIWAAAMEQVSVSVRKNNHKKDGFKLEVSKSLVGVWIKQGKLRPHTNAIKSQLSEANKIARMKWSLSQLRLNNNLDKMFYNSMQNVVHIDEKWFYMTKASDRYYLLPDEIEPYRSIQSKRFINKVMFMCAVSRPHFDSNGELLFDGKYGIFPFTTQVAAQRNSKNRVRGTLETKPINSVNKEIMKDCIINQIVPAIKAKWPASSCKDIIIQQDNAKPHIMPNDQEFKEAANTDGFNIKIVCQPPNSPDTNVNDLGFFRAIQSLQDDKSAKNVDDLLKNVVASFDELSPHTLDSVFLTLQSCLTEILRVKGGNNYKIPHMNKQRLRNLGLLPMFLEVDKDLIRDSLNYLLLPENDAGADIDLSFLNDYFQI